The following coding sequences lie in one Scatophagus argus isolate fScaArg1 chromosome 9, fScaArg1.pri, whole genome shotgun sequence genomic window:
- the LOC124065276 gene encoding uncharacterized protein LOC124065276 isoform X1: MQSPNQSNSGPNPVTTATAEKPLDTQTEAQPAQSEPDAQEKENKSAASTEPVTPITHQENGTQAEAPATVAVTQAVENQPAAQPLAVPPDNIEGMELDSASKPSVPTEPVPDINTDQGCDGQKAKKQDKGVHDGRKYVPSKKAMVDPLKVDMSKLLVMPLTSSQLSLQCMECHIIFSDHKSKERHLKLSHPAEYEHCILRNALFACYVCDRHFTNSTDLMAHQKAHTEKKPFKCPICGQAFNRSSELTHHKKIHIGLDGYTCIDCGKPCKTMTLLKYHRRTHTGERPYVCKECGKRFTMSKTLQKHMVSHLPEGAEGDGGDTTTKAQPKKDDGASTKYPCAVCKATFKTTKTRLHHMKTKHKLLPAAGNNSLPPGQQVKQSAPIITPISVCQPALLQVEPNGPLQRVDANIDTEQIRKLIESLGNVQKVNQVVILGQVPPHAPPLEVQQTPQLAEPLNLNLNPPQIDFMGPKQTESKTTELDPSNNPCDSMEQTIILEPITPDGHLENPSFSEMGSHIAAGENIELTLVQTEQIERPEGEMMHQILQQPDISVIQSDTTDQTVCQNEDVLKQNLEQTVILELTPALIPTVELEQSQTMPQNEIPSSSLLPTTELEKTPDQTPDQTVIAEQETVISAPPLLHTVELELTPLQREQQDFTSCPFVPPDTLTQTPCESETNHKDSQIQTLSPDQVHPVTDGAAEQDVLDQEPLLLDSKGSQKQMENLSAAEDLSAKEEVPSQLETKQVPPISELPVNVMSAQELVKVRKRKPARAFIFQGYMQELVRSMDKDDLKIDPQPAKRQRTNKSHLVVKFGPQSKEMKNKKQKKPSQQRQQTQESVMRSKRPTTISDKKVPSQKKGRKGKKDKKVGHLVSIDGLNSPSSTPDPQVQQIKENTRKNKMKKLKKVATEGGTHKSEHKIVASPVLKKKNQAKIMQKDQPKNVKDGKRKKNLPREEEDKSTVSVDILGPHVTQDALLLLKGHKQPQLKVYKLDTSKASSQTQEASHQESQTLSQQSKVNQLKHPATESTNNLRAEVKKKGGRPKKNQKALSLLSALQVSAETLPTKPKTTRKRKTPSKVETEGVISSSHSKRALECKHCGERFSEVSSLQKHKVTVHIIESPGLTYTNGNIFEGVSRMDLYQLPKHDNVVGVMNAATDWDTEPEIGEMALEDRERSVSFPALIPSPSLPIPSSDVEISVCEGKGGSKTGAEDQSHISPEVPSPSDQMKHSATPQTKSCEKGELLKSNRNKREESTQKNPGSEVEVHGVMDEDIKEGLLLEVDLVTVGEQNERGDPNFHEVTVSQNEPNKCCNSEGGNTGQIGNETEKNLTLQTVSCSTHQVEIKEEEEEILVQKKKGGKGAVARNATRGQKRGTGHLKVDMISKSVSVEDTVRVTESEKQQQECQVVYEEHTVPSDSEINDESETAAQHSNLETIPEFEADRATAPSASLPSLPSTSEESPEDQVVFELKSVTTSVEEVMSDRGLQGGEELDRDQSPGIILEKFLTSRQRATADKELCLMTARNNQRQGLDSTSENEVQFLGNQDIKVEENVSEPPLVAATSQNRQSAVVHPQHNRDIRTVLVKEECTLVLNEVQTTQGRRHIRWNVEPASTENTSSPFMESGETTRDCHISPGFNTSQCIFYPVKEEEREVLLGAAQTNSENLTTGTSSDAMQSELEQHQATDSNLADEGSHSAPDYRKMKVRGLLSETGVSDFADGQAETDAEWQQSPDLQDFLLQSSDEEEVGGFELSDPQLDSEAEVMAYFYKSQTNNTQQSDEMSQNLPTSAGQLQTPRERTKEPIDYFTKYFGWDTWVEIASCTNKLSNMPSPVTAREVAQFVGIHIAMGTLKFPSPKLYWEELTKVPLVAEAMPLSRFLKLSRMLKLASPVKDSVNSNILEGSPNSDFQNIEQGQNPSSSQREFSQHSDGQRQGNMANDLNTSKTQTDPLWKAQPLLCRFKAGCQSLRRDGDYGVDQYPLPLTGKIHNKKMSLQCTTLIGFGGFLLNLDLKLGVSGKEDVVENMVPKGSMVFLCKQELSTPAMLERLLASGVHGAGRVGGARGQIGDEFVSSDGKLMLRRSHCGFILSTAGNSQRNMASLIDNFEKAQMSAHLNRDLLNLYSIPLTALAPTCWPQAVLWYLTDLALVNSWLLYRQEHRAATAPLTLMAFRLEVSKTLILSSGSDTHDSVPPQPPTEKAHQTNKTPNPSMVEESPLPDAATRYDGLGHWPEQLGEGEGGRCRFRDCQRTSRVLCLKCCVFLCISRNHNCFLNFHSQGNLEKQ, from the exons ATGCAGAGTCCGAACCAGTCAAACAGTGGGCCAAACCCTGTGACCACAGCAACCGCAGAGAAACCACTGGACACCCAGACTGAAGCTCAGCCAGCACAAAGTGAACCAGATGCACAAGAAAAGGAGAATAAATCAGCTGCTTCGACTGAGCCTGTAACACCAATCACACACCAGGAAAATGGGACACAGGCAGAAGCACCTGCAACTGTGGCAGTCACACAAGCAGTGGAGAATCAGCCTGCTGCTCAGCCACTGGCTGTGCCTCCAGATAACATTGAAGGGATGGAGCTGGACTCTGCTTCAAAGCCAAGTGTCCCCACTGAGCCTGTGCCAGATATAAATACAGATCAAGGGTGTGATGGGCAAAAGGCAAAGAAACAGGATAAAGGTGTGCATGATGGTAGGAAATATGTTCCCTCCAAGAAGGCAATGGTGGATCCTCTGAAGGTGGACATGTCCAAACTACTGGTTATGCCTCTCACAT CATCTCAGCTGTCCCTGCAATGCATGGAGTGCCACATAATCTTCAGTGATCATAAGAGCAAAGAGCGTCATCTGAAGCTGAGCCACCCAGCAGAATATGAACATTGCATACTGAGAAATGCCCTTTTCGCCTGTTATGTTTGTGACCGCCACTTCACAAACTCCACAGACCTAATGGCCCATCAGAAAGcccacacagagaagaaaccCTTCAAGTGTCCAATCTGTGGCCAGGCCTTCAACAGATCATCAGAGCTCACGCATCATAAAAAAATTCATATTGGCTTGGATGGTTACACCTGCATTGATTGTGGTAAACCTTGCAAAACTATGACATTGCTCAAGTATCACCGCCGCACGCACACTGGAGAGAGGCCGTATGTTTGTAAGGAGTGTGGAAAGAGGTTCACCATGTCCAAAACTCTGCAGAAACATATGGTGTCACACTTGCCAGAGGGAGCTGAAGGAGACGGTGGAGATACCACAACTAAAGCACAACCGAAGAAGGATGATG GTGCTTCTACAAAGTATCCTTGTGCTGTGTGCAAGGCCACTTTCAAGACTACAAAGACACGACTacatcacatgaaaacaaagcacaaactgTTGCCTGCTGCAGGCAATAATTCCCTCCCACCTGGACAACAAGTGAAACAAAGTGCACCCATTATTACTCCAATATCTGTTTGTCAACCCGCACTACTACAAGTGGAGCCCAATGGACCTCTGCAAAGAGTTGATGCTAATATTGACACTGAGCAGATTCGCAAACTTATCGAATCTTTAGGAAATGTACAGAAAGTGAACCAAGTTGTCATACTGGGGCAGGTGCCACCTCATGCTCCACCACTGGAAGTACAACAGACACCACAGCTGGCAGAACCATTGAATTTGAATCTCAATCCTCCACAGATAGATTTTATGGGACCGAAGCAGACGGAATCTAAAACAACTGAATTGGACCCTTCAAATAATCCATGTGATTCAATGGAACAAACAATTATACTGGAACCTATAACACCAGATGGTCACTTGGAAAACCCTTCCTTCTCAGAAATGGGTTCCCACATAGCAGCAGGTGAAAATATAGAACTAACACTTGTTCAGACTGAACAAATAGAAAGGCCTGAGGGAGAGATGATGCATCAGATCCTTCAACAGCCCGATATTAGTGTAATTCAGTCTGATACCACTGATCAAACGGTTTGTCAGAATGAAGATGTTCTGAAACAAAACCTGGAACAAACAGTCATATTAGAACTTACCCCTGCCTTGATACCAACTGTGGAACTGGAACAATCCCAAACAATGCCACAAAATGAAATCCCATCCTCCTCTCTACTACCAACCACTGAACTGGAGAAGACTCCTGATCAGACTCCAGATCAGACTGTAATAGCCGAGCAGGAAACTGTAATCTCAGCCCCACCACTTTTGCATACAGTTGAGTTGGAGCTCACACCTTTACAAAGAGAACAACAGGACTTTACTTCTTGCCCTTTTGTTCCACCagacacacttacacaaacCCCATGTGAATCTGAAACGAATCACAAAGATTCACAGATACAAACACTAAGCCCAGATCAGGTTCACCCTGTCACTGATGGAGCTGCTGAACAAGATGTACTTGATCAAGAACCATTGCTGCTAGATAGTAAAGGCAGTCAGAAGCAGATGGAGAAcctgtctgcagcagaggaCCTCTCCGCTAAAGAAGAGGTGCCCTCACAATTAGAAACAAAGCAGGTCCCGCCGATCTCAGAGTTACCCGTAAATGTAATGTCGGCTCAAGAACTGGTGAAAGTGCGGAAAAGAAAGCCAGCCAgggcatttatttttcaaggaTATATGCAAGAACTGGTCAGATCCATGGACAAGGATGATTTAAAAATTGATCCCCAACCTGCAAAACGTCAGCGAACAAACAAGTCTCATCTTGTTGTTAAATTTGGTCCACAAAgcaaagagatgaaaaacaaaaaacaaaagaagccaTCACAGCAACGTCAGCAAACACAGGAATCTGTGATGCGAAGCAAAAGACCAACAACAATCTCAGACAAAAAAGTACCATCACAGAAGAaggggagaaagggaaaaaaggacaagaaaGTGGGACATTTGGTATCTATAGATGGACTAAATTCACCTTCATCAACCCCGGACCCACAGGTGCAACAAATCAAAGAGAatacaaggaaaaacaaaatgaagaagcTGAAAAAAGTGGCCACAGAGGGTGGTACACATAAAAGTGAGCACAAAATTGTAGCCTCACCtgtattaaaaaagaaaaatcaagcaaaaataatgcaaaaagaTCAGCCCAAGAATGTAAAAGATGGGAAGCGAAAGAAAAACCTgccaagagaggaagaagacaaaagcaCAGTTTCAGTAGACATACTTGGCCCACACGTAACACAAGATGCTCTACTTCTTCTGAAAGGTCATAAACAACCCCAGTTGAAAGTTTACAAGTTAGACACTTCAAAGGCATCGAGCCAGACACAGGAGGCTTCACATCAGGAGTCCCAGACATTGTCCCAACAGAGCAAAGTCAACCAACTCAAACATCCAGCAACTGAGTCTACAAATAATCTCAGAGCAGAAGTTaagaaaaagggaggaagaCCCAAAAAGAACCAGAAAGCTCTTTCATTGTTGTCCGCGCTACAGGTTTCTGCTGAGACGTTGCCCACCAAGCCAAAGACCACCAGAAAACGTAAAACCCCCTCAAAAGTGGAGACTGAAGGAGTGATATCTTCATCTCATTCCAAGCGTGCCTTAGAGTGTAAACACTGTGGGGAGCGATTTAGTGAGGTTTCGTCCCTTCAGAAACACAAGGTGACGGTGCATATTATAGAGAGTCCTGGTCTCACTTACACTAATGGGAACATCTTTGAAGGCGTCTCCAGGATGGATCTTTACCAGCTTCCAAAACATGATAATGTTGTTGGGGTGATGAATGCTGCTACGGACTGGGATACTGAGCCTGAGATAGGAGAGATGGCATTAGAGGACAGAGAGCGAAGTGTCTCTTTTCCAGCTTTGATTCCATCCCCATCTTTACCTATTCCTTCTTCAGATGTTGAAATTAGCGTCTGTGAAGGTAAGGGTGGAAGCAAAACTGGAGCGGAAGATCAATCTCATATCTCTCCAGAAGTACCCTCACCATCTGatcaaatgaaacacagtgcGACCCCTCAGACAAAGAGCTGTGAGAAAGGAGAACTATTGAAATCAAATAGGAACAAGCGAGAGGAAAGTACGCAGAAGAATCCTGGCTCAGAAGTTGAAGTCCATGGTGTCATGGATGAAGATATTAAGGAGGGTTTACTTCTCGAGGTAGATTTAGTCACTGTTGGGGAGCAGAATGAAAGAGGTGATCCAAATTTTCATGAAGTCACTGTTTCTCAAAATGAACCAAATAAATGCTGCAATTCTGAGGGTGGAAATACTGGACAAATTggtaatgaaacagaaaaaaatctcactttGCAAACCGTGTCATGCTCCACTCATCAAGTGGAGatcaaagaagaagaggaagaaatctTAGTCCAGAAGAAAAAAGGGGGCAAAGGAGCTGTTGCAAGGAATGCTACAAGGGgacagaaaagaggaacagGACATCTCAAAGTGGACATGATATCAAAGAGTGTTTCAGTTGAAGATACTGTCAGAGTAACAGAAtcagagaaacaacagcaagAATGTCAAGTAGTTTATGAAGAACATACTGTCCCCTCGGATTCAGAAATTAATGATGAAAGTGAGACTGCCGCACAGCATTCAAATCTAGAGACCATTCCTGAATTTGAGGCTGACAGAGCTACTGCTCCTTCCGCATCTTTGCCTTCTTTGCCCTCTACATCAGAGGAATCTCCTGAAGACCAAGTTGTGTTTGAGCTGAAGTCAGTTACCACTAGTGTTGAGGAGGTAATGAGTGACAGAGGACTGCAGGGCGGAGAGGAACTTGACAGGGACCAGTCTCCTGGCATTATACTTGAGAAGTTCCTCACCTCAAGACAAAGAGCAACTGCTGACAAGGAGCTCTGTCTGATGACAGCAAGGAACAATCAAAGACAG GGTTTGGACAGCACTTCCGAGAATGAAGTACAATTCCTTGGAAACCAGGATATCAAAGTTGAAGAGAATGTCTCAGAACCACCACTGGTAGCAGCCACCTCTCAAAATAGACAGAGTGCAGTTGTACATCCACAGCACAATCGTGATATAAGGACTGTTTTGGTGAAGGAGGAGTGCACCCTCGTGTTGAATGAGGTCCAGACCACGCAGGGCAGAAGACACATCCGATGGAATGTGGAGCCAGCCAGCACTGAAAACACCTCCAGTCCAT tcatGGAGAGTGGGGAGACAACAAGGGATTGTCACATCAGCCCTGGATTCAACACTAGCCAGTGTATCTTCTACccagtgaaagaggaggagagggaggtcCTACTGGGAGCCGCTCAGACCAACAGTGAGAATTTAACCACGGGGACATCCAGTGATGCCATGCAGAGTGAGCTTGAGCAACATCAAGCAACAGATAGTAATTTAG CAGATGAAGGGAGCCACTCTGCACCAGACTACCGCAAAATGAAAGTGAGGGGATTATTATCAGAAACTGGGGTCAGTGACTTTGCAGATGGACAAG CTGAGACAGATGCTGAGTGGCAGCAATCACCAGACCTCCAGGACTTCCTCCTCCAGAGTTCAGATGAGGAGGAAGTCGGGGGTTTTGAATTGTCTGATCCTCAGCTTGACTCTGAAGCAGAAGTAATGGCCTATTTCTACAAgagccaaacaaacaacactcaGCAATCAGATGAAATGTCTCAAAA TTTGCCAACTTCAGCGGGCCAGCTCCAAACACCtagagagagaacaaaagagcCCATTGATTACTTCACCAAGTATTTTGGTTGGGATACTTGGGTGGAAATTGCCAGTTGCACAAATAAATTGTCCAACATGCCCAGTCCTGTCACAGCCAGAGAGGTTGCACAGTTTGTTGGGATCCACATTGCAATGGGAACTTTGAAG TTTCCTAGTCCAAAGCTCTACTGGGAGGAATTAACCAAGGTGCCCTTGGTTGCAGAAGCGATGCCACTTTCCCGTTTCCTCAAGCTGTCTCGCATGTTGAAGCTTGCTTCTCCAGTGAAGGATTCAGTCAACAGTAACATTTTGGAAGGAAGCCCTAATAGTGACTTTCAAAATATCGAGCAAGGTCAAAATCCCTCAAGCAGTCAAAGGGAATTTTCTCAGCATAGTGACGGGCAGAGGCAAGGGAACATGGCAAATGACCTGAACACTTCTAAAACACAGACTGATCCCCTGTGGAAGGCTCAACCATTATTGTGCCGTTTTAAAGCAGGGTGCCAGTCACTGAGACGAGATGGTGATTATGGAGTCGACCAATACCCACTTCCTTTGACTGGAAAGATACACAATAAGAAGATGTCTCTCCAATGTACTACATTAATTGGATTTGGtggttttcttttaaacttGGATCTTAAATTAGGTGTGTCTGGCAAAGAAGATGTTGTAGAGAACATGGTCCCCAAAGGTAGTATGGTGTTTCTTTGCAAACAGGAACTGTCCACCCCCGCTATGCTAGAGCGTCTATTAGCCTCTGGAGTTCATGGTGCAGGCAGGGTGGGAGGAGCCCGAGGACAGATTGGAGATGAGTTTGTAAGTTCAGATGGGAAGCTGATGTTACGCAGATCACACTGTGGCTTCATACTTTCTACTGCTGGAAACAGCCAGAGGAACATGGCTTCACTCATTGACAACTTTGAGAAGGCCCAGATGTCAGCTCATCTCAACAGAGATTTGCTAAATCTGTACTCTATCCCTCTCACTGCCTTGGCCCCAACCTGCTGGCCTCAAGCAGTGCTCTGGTACCTAACAGATTTGGCTTTGGTCAACTCTTGGCTCCTATACAGACAGGAACACAGGGCTGCAACTGCACCTTTGACTCTAATGGCCTTTAGATTGGAGGTGTCCAAGACTTTAATCCTCTCCAGTGGCTCTGATACACATGATTCAGTGCCCCCTCAGCCCCCCACAGAGAAGGctcatcaaacaaacaaaacacccaATCCCAGCATGGTGGAGGAAAGTCCTCTGCCAGATGCAGCCACACGGTACGATGGTCTAGGCCACTGGCCTGAGCAGcttggagagggagagggaggcaggtGTCGCTTTAGGGACTGTCAGAGAACATCTCGAGTGCTGTGCCTTAAGTGCTGTGTCTTTCTTTGTATCTCTCGCAACCACAATTGCTTTTTGAATTTCCATAGTCAAGGGAATTTGGAAAAACAGTAG